The Fusarium poae strain DAOMC 252244 chromosome 2, whole genome shotgun sequence nucleotide sequence GGTCTGACACATCTTTCTCAGCCAGAGGATCTCCAAAGGTTGTGAGCATAGTCGTTTTGAACGTGGACTGAAAGAAAGTGTGACGCCTCTTGCCCTTGGTCACTGTAAAGACCTGGTTCATAAGAGCTGAGCCACCACCTGAACCAAAGGAGTACCATATGTTATCGTATCTGTTGGGCAAGATGTATCTGGAATCAGCCAGCCTATCCGAGGCGGTGTCCCAATGGACCTCGGGCTTCCCAGCGATGTTTTCAATAAAGTCATGGGAGAAGACATTGTCAAATGTACTCTCCCACACCGTGTATCCGTCACCATCGGTGGTGTTCACATCGTAGCCCTTGTCCTTCAATACTGGGTTGGGGGAGTACACGAGGTTGACGTCAATGGAGACAGAGagaccatcatcatcgagCCAGACCCGAGCACCCACATCGGCTGGTCCTGTCTGTGGAACAACTTCTGGCGCGCCGTCCTCATTGGAGACTTGGCCAGTCAAGGTGTAATTCAGTCCGGGTTGAAAGAGGTCAGATCCAATAATCTGCGACAGCCTCTGTGTAGAATCGTCAATACGGGAGGGGTCTAAAGACAACTGAACGATGTATGGTGGATTCTCGTTCCGCAAATCCGTGTAGTCGGCGATTGTGGCAGTTGAAGCTTTGAAGATGTAACCAGGAGCATCCAATGCCCAGAGAAGGGTGCCATAGAGCGAAAGGACGATGTTCAGAAGACTAAAGGCAAGGACGACGAGACCTGCTCGTGATAGACCGCGTGATGAGATGTAAAGGGTACGCTGAATGTAATCTTCTGTGAACATGAGATAAGATGTGAACTGGTTTGAGCGGGCTGCGATCAAGGAGAAAAGCTTATAGATAAAGATACCCATAAGTAACTCTGCGCatttgaagatgatggacTTGACAGCATTGTGATATACTGGCACAGAGGATTTGAGAAAGGAAATGCTGGTTTCCAACATTGCATAAACGCTTTTGCTACTGCAAGTCGTACAGAGTAACCAAGGAAGAACAATGAAGAATATCTCGTGGGGGATGGTCCGTCTTGACCTTTTCTTGGCAATGCTATCGCTTTGCCGCTTGACTGCAGAGTCCCCTTGCTATTACCCCTGTAAAGGCGTTATAGTAACCATTTAAAGACAAACTTCGACGCCATGAGAAACAAGGTGACCTGTTGCAATTGGTGAAATCGTGTTGTGGCGCGGATCATTACTTGTTATGGTTAGTAACCACTTTCAGCTCAAAGTCGAGAATCACTAGTTCGTGCAAGGGTCTAACGGGCCCTCGGGGTCAAGAAAAACAACGGAATGGCTTACACCAAAACCCCCCCATCTCCCACCCAGACCCTTCCGCGGTTTTTCTTGACCCCTACACGGGTCAGGGGACTGAAACTTTGAGAGTTGATTGGTTTAGATTTGATGGGCTACAGAGCATTTGTTAATTGTAGGATGATAAGAGTATGTGGTTGACTGTATATGGCAGATACAAGTCGTCACAGTAGGCATGCCTTGGTgtacaagagacgaaatcagcACATCGTTTTTagtttatttgtttttgtctCTAAAGTCCATaggtctttttttattttctgtTGCCTACCCACTAGGCGTGACTGTCTAAATAGTGTCCGTAGATGGATAGGTGCTAAGAGAAACTCGAGATCTAATGGCCATTTCGGAGACAGCAGCGACAAGGTCGTCTTTTGTTTCCTCCACTCTCGAAACCATGTGGATATATGGTCATCCGCATAATCTCATGTAGACGTTGTAGACTTTTTAGCAGAATCGGGACAAACACACCTTTTGCCCAAGACGAAGAAGCATTCTGGCCTCGTGTTTGGATTCATCTTTATGATCTCAACATATTCTCATTGTCCAAGTTTCATTATCAGGAACCCTTTCAATGCCTTTCAATGAAACTTGCGCCTCCCCTGCACACCCGATGGAATGTATATATCTCAGTGCCGGTTCCTCATGCATTGACTTTACGGTATCAATCTGGCGGCCAAGACCCAACAAAATCGTTCATATTCAAAATTATTGAAAACTTGATTTGAAAAAATGTCGTTCTCGAGGACATGGTCTGGAGTGAACTCTCCTTTTGGAGAATTACCAAGGTTAATAATGAGCGGCCCCTGATGGCCGATATATCGTCGCGCTCCTTGAGGGGCGAGTTCAGGAGCTTCCTTAGGTTGTATTAGGCCTCGCCTTCTCCACCCAGCGGCTGCATAATTCAGCCATATTCTTCCCTTGTAGTTAACGGAAAGCCAGAAACGGAAGAATTTTTGCCGCTTGATGGTAGGTAATGGAAACGGACAGTAAACTTTGTTCCAGGAAATAAACATCAAATCAGCCGGCGTGTTAGCCCCGGCGATTATGTTGATGATCGGGGTGCTCCTCGTCAGGATAAGGATGCTCACATCGGAATGTGTTTTGTGGGTATATAGATACCTATCGTGTCTTTCCCTATACTCGCCATAGCCTTCATCGTTCTTAAGATATCGCATGAAAGCTAGTGACTGGGCTCCTTTATTGATGTAGATGTCTAGTCTAGGACTAGTTGAGCTGCCAAAGGTAATGAAATTCAGTACAAATGACCCTGCCATCAGTCCATCGCATTTACCGAGCTCGTATCTGAAGCGAGTGGGATCTTTGGAGTATTTCTGAAGGTGCTTATTGATGTTAAGCAAGTAGGGTGAGTCCGTCATGTGACGAACTAGCCATCGTAAACGTTTACATGTTGCATGTAACGCGAAAATTCCAGCGATTCCGATGTTGTAGAGAATTTCATCCACGATGCTCAAGTTCGGGTTGTGTTGATCACTCAGCAGTTGGATAAGTTTTGAAGTCATCGTGCTGATTTCAGTTTTTTGGAGATTGAGAAGGGAAGTgagaagaaaggaagaagagtcTCAGAGCAAAGGCGAACAGGTAGTTGACTTATATTTTGTGTAAGTTTTGGAAACCTAGATTCCTGTAGGGCCACCATGAAAGTTACAGTGAGTTAGTTAATGGATAAATACTGGAAACTAACCTTCACATTAATCGCATTTACTATCTAGATACAACTTTGGCCAAATGTTAACCTTGCTCTTCAATGAGAGTTTCCTGTAGTCAGTAGAGAACTATTATTCTCATGGTTTACTGAACTTCTATGTTGGGTGTTATTAGATCTCTCTCATCAAGACTCTTCTATGGTTTTTACCGCCCCTAAAATTTAACCTGAAGGTTAGGTTTGGTCGGGCTCAGATTATTGCACCGCCTTCCTCTCTTTACTCTTTTGGGCATGGTCATATACTCTCGTACTGTTGACAAAGTCCATCTCCTTTTCTCCGTCTTGTGTCTTGTTCAGATTCATCAATCGGATAAACGGGACAGTAATTCTGACGTTGCTGGGTGCCCGTGTCGTAGAGTTTCCATATAGAGTTTGAGCCCTTTGTATGATTGGATAAGTCTGAATGGGTTTGCTAGTGAATGGGGCAAACAGTGCAAAGCAAGCCACGTACTCATCGCTATAATTAGCTCGGAGCATGCCGAAGACCCAGACTCTCCTGAAAAACCATCATTCGGCAGTGACAGCCGTCCCGTCATAGCCGCTCACACTTAGATCTGACGTCTTACTCAGAGTCTCAGATCCAAAAAGTCTGTATTATGCGGAGAAAGTCTTTTATCCTCTGGTTGGGCTGCGCGTATCGGCTACACAAAAGTCCCAGTTGTCTGGCTTCTCGATAGATGTCTCTAGTCGTTTCTGCGCCACTTTCTGACAGCACTACGTCCTTGCATTCACTCCATTGTCAACATCGTCCAGGTCGCTAGAAAGGATGACCTCTAAGCTTCAAGTTATGAAGACGAATGACCTGAGATTATGGTCTTAACAGCATAAAGAGACTTGCTAATCTCGCCTCTAATTCCTTTTCCCGACCACCTACCTCCCTGAAGCTAGAGAATCGTAGTCTGATCTGACATGGCGCAACAGATCATGTCCGTAGGGGAGTCTGAGAATCCAGGATACAGCCACAAGCCGCGTCAACCTTTGTATATTACGGTATAACCAACCAGTGTAGACCTTGAAACATTGTTAAAATTGAGCCTCGTAATTTATCCGCTTTTAAGATCATCACAGCCTCGGATGTCGTTGGTTCCGAAGTTGTCACTCCTCACCACTACCGTGGTCGTGGGACTTCTGCCAAGCATTACCGGCAATTGGGTAAGGCATGGATGGCAGCGACATCAAACGAAATGGCCCTAGCCCTCTGGTACAGTTGATTGCAGTGCCCAATACTGGAGTCTGGATACGAGGAACAGGGACGAAGTATGGGAGGAATTGACTAGTTGCCGATCTGCCGTCCGCGACACCCGTTGATCAACGGTCTAGACCACGTCCGAGTTCCGAGTCGGAAAGTATCACGGAGACCCTGAGGAGCGATACGGGAAGAAAACGGAATAAACCAAGGGGAAATGAATTACCGCTTTACTGAGGCTAACATTGCAGTGTTTCTATTATTGGCAGTGTATTATACAGACCAAAGACTCTGCTGGtctatattcttatatatacaTCCATCTACATCCTTCCAATTCCCAAACATCAACACTCACATCAATCTCGATTCATCAGCTTACTCTTTCATACATACAACCATCTCAACAAACCTTCATCATGCTCTTCAATAAATTATTCCTTGGCGCTATACTCGCCATGACCTCTGTCGCTGCCATTCCCAACCCTGCGGCCGAGCCTGGAAGTCTTGTGGAGCGCAGCAAGCATCACGGCCATCATGACTGTGGCAAACATGCTTCCTACaatgaggagaagaaggagtgTGTCTGCAATGTCAGTGGGGAGACCTACCACAAGAAGCATAAGAAGtgcaagaaagagaaggaagacaaGAAGCATAAGGAAGAGCGAGACGTCATCGAGGAACGTGATCCCAAGAAGCACAAGCTCCTGCACCATTGCGGTAAACATGCTTCTTACAacgaagaaaagaaggaatgCGTTTGCCACGATAGCTCAAAGGTTTTTGAGAAGCACCACAAGAAGTGCAAGAAGTCCAAGGATGTCAAGAAGGTGGaggacgataagaagaagaaggtggAAGACGACAAGAAGACGAAGGATGACGACAAGAAGTCCAAGGATGACAAGAAGTCCAAGGATAAGAAGGGACCCAAGTCAGAGCGAGACGTCATCGAGGAACGTGACCCCAAGAAGCACAAGCATCACGACCATTGTGGCAAGCACGCTTCCTACagcgaggagaagaaggaatgcGTATGCCACAACAAAGCAGAGATCTTCGAGAGGAAGCACAAGAAATGCAAGAAGCACATTTCTTTGAGGAGCATCCTCCACCACTGCGGCAGACATGCTTACTACGATGATGCAAAGAAGGAATGCATCTGCCACGACAGCGGTAAGGACTTTCTCAAGGAGCACAAGACCTGCGCTTGTCCCCAGGGCGAGAAGTGGCATCACGTCGAGCGCAAGTGCTCCAGACACTAAGAGGCTCAATTGAATGGTGGAAGGAGCTATACTGTTGGGTTTTGCATTGACAGAAAACAACTTAAGCTCCGatatggatatggatatggatatggTCGATTAGGAGAGGGCTTGATTGTTATTGTTGGCTTTCTAGTCCAGTTACTCTTCAATAACACAAACAATGAATTTTACCTGTTCCAGAATAACCAACCTGAGCACTCTAATCCAAATAGCAAAAGCTCACCTACTACTTTCGTCTCTGATGGTGACCTTCTCTAGAAGGCAGGGCCAACTACCTGCCTAGGTACCTGCCACTCAGGACAGGGTAGTATTCTTAGGTAGTGCCTCCTTCTAGCAAACCAAATATAAAGCCTCCAAGTTGTCCGTAATCAGTTTGACTTTACACATTCATGATACAACACCATTCAATACCCGCAACATCTTGTCACGTATCACATCCCAAACATCGACTTTCTCGCATCGCCAaagcatcatcaccatcatcatcatacaAAACATCTCTTTATATCCACAAGCATGGATGACCATCGCCAACACCAACCTCGTTCCTGGTACCAGGTAGACGGACCTAAAGCGTCCCCTGGTTTGGTCGCCACCACAGACGGTCAGACAGATACCCGAAACTCAACACCAAGCAACAACGATGCCTCTAGCATGCCAAGCAACAACAATACCTCTAGCATGCCAGTGTCTCCCTTTTCTCCTGAGCCCATCGTCGCGCCTCCCCCGTTCGCCAGACCTTGGCCCAACCCAGTGCATTGGGGCTACAGGCCCGGCGCCGCTAACGAATACAATACCATCTTTCGCCgctccttcttgaccttggctaTTCACAACTGCATAGTTACCAAGTCTAACATCTTCGAGGAACGCTGGGTGGGGAGAAATCTCGAAGGAATTTGGCATCTCTTGCCCGGGTCGTACCCCGGCCTTCAAGGCAACTGTCAAGTCGTATGCGTACCGAGGTACTTGATGCGCGATATAGTTGCTCTTTGGGACGAAGCCAGAGACAATGTGAATGGCTCTGCCAGTGGCTCTGCCAGTGGCTCTACCAATGCCACGAACAATGCCACGAACAATGCCACGAACAATGCCACGAACAATGCCACGACCAATAGCACGAACAATGCCACGACCAATAGCACGACCAATGGCATGACCAATGGCATGACCAATGGCATGAACAACGGTATGAATAATGCCACGAATTATAGCATAAGCATCGGCACGAACACGCCGACCTACTTTTACCCGACTGATCGAGAGGATCTTATACTCCTTGCTTGGCGCTATTACCAAACCCCGGCTGGTGTTTGGTTTGATGCACAAGGCCGGTTCATCTCAAGTCGGTCCACGTCAAGTCGGTTTTGAACGACTAGGCTATTACGCGGGTTGCAAAAGAAAATCGGTCGAGAAAATGACCATAGAAAACTTTAGCGCTCTATTGAGATGAATTATTACCAAAGCGAATATAATGATTCTTTCAGTCACTGAATCAGTACCTTTTTGAACGCAGCTCGCCCGGCTATATTGTAGTACAACCCTTGTGTATGTCCGTATTACGTTCCCAAACGCCTGAAATTGTACCAACGAAATATATACCTCTCATCTATCAGGGTATCATCTCTACCTCATTAGTCCTTTTTCGCCTTCCAAAGTCCAAAAACGCCCGTGATGATCAAAAATATTTGAACGAAAAGCATATACACGCCGCCTCCTATAAAACAGACTGCTCCGACAGGATCCCTTGCTCCTCTCTTCAAGGCTCCAAAAATCCATTTGGCATCAGTCTTAGCCGTGCTCACAGCCCATGTCAAAGGCGACGGTTTGGCGGGCTTCTGCTTGATCTTGGGCCGGGAACCAGGGAACTCAGCAACCCCCTTTCTCTTGCCTTCCAAATCTTTCAGTGTCAGGGCGTGGTTCTCGTGCTGCCTGTTGCGAACGCTTTCCTTGGTGAGCATGCCCCGGATTGTCTCCTTTTCCGAAGCAGTGTTGTGATTCCACCATTCCTCGACCGCGGTGAACATGTACTTCTGGATAGGTGTTTTGTGACGACCTGGGAAGGCAGGGTGATGCATAATGGTCAAGATCTGGCggatggcttcttcttcgtcgcgGAACGGATCGTCCCAGCATTTCACAACCTGCTGGGTAGTCCAGTTGGTAGTAACGGTTGATACAAGGCCGGCTGGCTGGTTGAGAACGTTGCTGAAGTGGTCTTTGGAAATATCCGAGTGGCTAGGATCCGATCCTTCGCCATCGAGGTAAACTTCTGCGGAAGTAGATTTCGCAGCTTCCGCGTCGACACGTTCCTTGGCCGCCTTGAGCGCATTGCGCAGTTGCATGATGGAACTCTCAATCATGAGACTCAGGTACTTGAACACGAGTTGATCTGTATATTTTCCCAGCTGCGTGCCTGAATCCTCCGACAAGGGTTCGTCGTCGTGTGTCTCGGTTCGCTCCTGGATCCATTTCTTTATGCGATCGTGAAGATAGAAAATGGGTTCGATGGTCTGCCAGAGGTTGTTCGCGTCGAGGCTACTTTCGGCTGTTGTGCTGGCCTTCTTGGATTCTTCGGCTTTTTGGAATAGAACACCGACGCTTTCAAGTTGTTGTAGGATGGGATCGTGGATTGTAGTGTTGGAGGCAAGCTTGCTGAGGGCTTCGATGGCAGCTCTGAGAATGTCGTACAGATGCTGGAACGCGATCTCCCCTATGTTCATCTCCTACAAAGGTCAGTATGTATTTTCCATCAAGAGAGTTGTGGTCTTACGTTTTCCAGGTTCTCCAGGGAACCCTTGCATTGAAGGACAGCCATATCATCAGCCTCACCTAAAAGACTGTGAAAGATGTCAAGCATGCCAAATGTTCCTGTCACAATAGGCGGAACCATTCGTCCTCTCCATCCCGGGGTCTGAACGCGACAGGCATCTCCGACGAAAGCGAAGACATCTGCCTCGCCAAGATCCTGAAGACATAGCTCGGTAAAATTGCTGTGCGCTGAGAAGTCCTCAAGAGTATGCAGTGCTGCACCGAGATGGATAAAGGCTTccttcttggacttgggGTCTTTGTCCCGGCCGAGCCGGATGCATTCGCGGAGTTGGCGCGTGACGTAATCAGCCGATGTATCCCAACCGTGTCCAGAGTTTGCGATGTAATTCTTCATGCCCGTCTTGGGGTCAAACTCGAGTTCTCGGGGATCGACAGGCCCCCGAAGCCTCTCGTCTACGTCTTTCGCATTGTCGGGGTACCCTTTGGGATTGTCAATGTGTTCCACATGGGTGTAACATCCCAGCCTCTCGCGCGTGACGTCAAATTCGTCGGTCGCAAACCCAAATTCCATGAAACCCAAAATGCTGACAATGGCTCTCAACACGGGTTCAGGAACGGTTTCGAGACCCGTTGTATCGATTATCTGCGAAAAGTCTCTCAACCAGTTTCCAAAGTATATTTGACGTCGTTCGAGGGCCGTAAAGCGATAGTGAGTGACGAAACTCGCAGGCAAATACCGCAGTGCCTCTGCGATGTCGCCATGTCGCCAGACGTAACCGTTGAAGGAGCTAGTTCCCGCCACTTCACCCGCGCCAAAGGCTGACACTCGGCTTGCGAAGAGGAGGCAGACGAGGCTGACCAGCAGTATTTTCGTCGTGAACGAGAATGTCATTGTTGCAAACGTTGAGGAACGCTGTGTGACGTCATAGACTTCTTGGTAGTGAcggaaaagagaaaatgatGGACACGGCCGACAAGGATTTTGGTTTTCGGAACATGGAATACCCGTACCGAGCAACCTGGCTTATCGTGTTCACAAAATTCGGACTGATATCGGGGCACTAGTGGGAAGATAAGGAGTACAAGAATATCGGTGCTATATGCGCTTGAACCAAAGTATCTCCTAACTGTCGACGAGTATCTTGATTCTCCAAATTGAAGTAACTTAATGCGCGCTAAAACAACTGCAAAAATAAATTCATTTCGAGATCGCATAAAAAATACAGACCACTTTTATGTTCATAGAAGTCAATGCGCATAGGAATATATCTtgaattaataataaatgcATTGCTTTTATCGTCAGatctttttaattctttctGGCGCCATTCTACTGGGTTTTCAATATTGAATGGTGTCTATAGGGTAAGGTTCCTTCCAGCAGAGACCTCTGTATCcaagggtacaaaaataaacagcatGCGAATCCCAGTAATAGAGGCATAAGTTGACTGACTAATTTTAGTTCTCGTCCGTGGTCCGTGCTGTCAATTTTCTTAGCACCTTGAGATCAACTCTTATCTTATCACACAAACTCAGGCAAGAATGGATCTTTCGGAGCTGGTTCCGCAGTTGCATCGGAACATTGAATACCGCCCAATTGATAGATCACTTCTTTGCGGCGTTCTCAGCATGGAATGTGAGATCACTGTCATTGTTGGAACCAATAATGTATTAGGCGCATCTTCTGGAGGGGGTTCTATTCCCACGATGCTTATTTTGAGGACATGTGTTGAATAAAACCAACGAGTAAAAATTAAGATGCCATGTATTGGGACCAGCCCTAATCTCATATCTAAAACAGGTGTAAATCGCTTCCTCGTGCTTCTTCACAATGTCCAATGTTAATCTTATTGTTTTGGCTTCAATCCCACATCGCCATTCCTCTTGTCAATGCTTATCTGCCCTTGAGACACCAAGTTCTGCGGACGGGCAAATAACATTGATGTAGTGATGGGTGCATCAAagttttgtcttgtcttgacaGCCAGTGCTGAATGGTGGTTAGTAGAGGACCTGGCTGTGCTAGATGGTAAACGGCTTACCGGCTACTGTGGCTGCGAGCAACACTACTGGAAGTGCTTTGTTGACGCGCGCAATGCGG carries:
- a CDS encoding hypothetical protein (SECRETED:SignalP(1-19)), which codes for MLFNKLFLGAILAMTSVAAIPNPAAEPGSLVERSKHHGHHDCGKHASYNEEKKECVCNVSGETYHKKHKKCKKEKEDKKHKEERDVIEERDPKKHKLLHHCGKHASYNEEKKECVCHDSSKVFEKHHKKCKKSKDVKKVEDDKKKKVEDDKKTKDDDKKSKDDKKSKDKKGPKSERDVIEERDPKKHKHHDHCGKHASYSEEKKECVCHNKAEIFERKHKKCKKHISLRSILHHCGRHAYYDDAKKECICHDSGKDFLKEHKTCACPQGEKWHHVERKCSRH
- a CDS encoding hypothetical protein (SECRETED:SignalP(1-25)~TransMembrane:1 (n9-20c25/26o628-656i)) — translated: MTFSFTTKILLVSLVCLLFASRVSAFGAGEVAGTSSFNGYVWRHGDIAEALRYLPASFVTHYRFTALERRQIYFGNWLRDFSQIIDTTGLETVPEPVLRAIVSILGFMEFGFATDEFDVTRERLGCYTHVEHIDNPKGYPDNAKDVDERLRGPVDPRELEFDPKTGMKNYIANSGHGWDTSADYVTRQLRECIRLGRDKDPKSKKEAFIHLGAALHTLEDFSAHSNFTELCLQDLGEADVFAFVGDACRVQTPGWRGRMVPPIVTGTFGMLDIFHSLLGEADDMAVLQCKGSLENLENEMNIGEIAFQHLYDILRAAIEALSKLASNTTIHDPILQQLESVGVLFQKAEESKKASTTAESSLDANNLWQTIEPIFYLHDRIKKWIQERTETHDDEPLSEDSGTQLGKYTDQLVFKYLSLMIESSIMQLRNALKAAKERVDAEAAKSTSAEVYLDGEGSDPSHSDISKDHFSNVLNQPAGLVSTVTTNWTTQQVVKCWDDPFRDEEEAIRQILTIMHHPAFPGRHKTPIQKYMFTAVEEWWNHNTASEKETIRGMLTKESVRNRQHENHALTLKDLEGKRKGVAEFPGSRPKIKQKPAKPSPLTWAVSTAKTDAKWIFGALKRGARDPVGAVCFIGGGVYMLFVQIFLIITGVFGLWKAKKD